Proteins co-encoded in one bacterium genomic window:
- a CDS encoding metallophosphoesterase family protein codes for MSTKIAIFADIHGNLPALEAVLVDIEEQAPDEVLVGGDLVGRGPQGSAVVGEIRRRGWETIRGNHEEYLLGFRNEDVPPDWLHLEEWAAARWMAAELSEDDVEYLSALPFSVRSQTMSELLLTHGSPKGTSDGLGPWTRSGKLDRLLDEIEGSVLVCGHTHRPMVRELDRGMVVNVGSVGLPFNGDRRAQYAMLDNGGGKCRVELRQVEYDLEATLEVYRSGGFLEAGGVTAQLLRLELLHATPYLVPFQRWAEAIGVPPEPSRLEEFLDFYEPDEPLRDFFMRIQGLFEKPS; via the coding sequence ATGAGCACCAAGATCGCAATCTTCGCCGACATTCACGGCAACCTCCCGGCCCTCGAGGCCGTGCTCGTGGACATCGAAGAGCAGGCGCCGGACGAGGTTCTGGTGGGCGGCGATCTGGTCGGCCGCGGACCCCAGGGTAGCGCCGTGGTGGGAGAGATTCGGCGGCGCGGCTGGGAGACGATTCGGGGCAACCACGAGGAGTATCTGCTCGGCTTTCGCAACGAAGATGTTCCCCCCGACTGGCTGCATCTCGAAGAGTGGGCGGCTGCCCGGTGGATGGCGGCCGAGCTGTCAGAGGACGACGTCGAGTACCTGAGCGCGCTGCCCTTCTCGGTCCGCTCCCAGACTATGTCCGAGCTACTCCTCACTCACGGCAGCCCCAAGGGCACCAGCGACGGCCTGGGCCCGTGGACCCGCAGCGGCAAGCTCGACCGTCTCCTCGACGAGATCGAGGGGTCGGTGCTGGTCTGCGGACACACCCATCGCCCGATGGTCCGCGAGTTGGATCGCGGCATGGTGGTCAACGTGGGCTCGGTGGGCCTGCCCTTCAACGGCGATCGCCGGGCTCAGTACGCGATGCTCGACAACGGCGGCGGTAAGTGCCGCGTCGAGCTGCGCCAGGTGGAGTACGACCTGGAGGCGACGCTCGAGGTCTATCGATCCGGCGGCTTTCTCGAAGCCGGCGGCGTCACCGCTCAGCTACTGCGCCTGGAGCTGCTGCATGCGACTCCATACCTGGTCCCCTTCCAGCGCTGGGCGGAGGCGATCGGCGTGCCGCCCGAGCCGAGCCGGCTCGAGGAGTTTCTCGATTTCTACGAGCCCGACGAGCCGCTGCGGGATTTCTTCATGCGGATTCAAGGATTGTTCGAAAAGCCGAGCTGA